In the Syngnathus scovelli strain Florida chromosome 8, RoL_Ssco_1.2, whole genome shotgun sequence genome, one interval contains:
- the lrrfip1a gene encoding leucine-rich repeat flightless-interacting protein 1 isoform X16 — MGTQGTGRKRNSNKERTTAEDDALNLIARDAEARLAAKRAARAEAREIRMRELERQQKEEDSERYSRPSHTHTLSDDDERMSVGSRGSARVDDRDYPEKGSRAASALTATTLTSLGGSSSRRGSVESALTVDAESATREIKEIHELKDQIQDVESKYSQNLKEVKEALAEVEEKYRKAMVSNAQLDNEKNNLMYQVDTLKDSLMELEELLSESRRQFEDKLKDFEREKHAHSVLQFQFNDMKETLKQSEELLNEIRQLRLKQEGFAREIADLQETVEWKDKKIGALERQKEYTDAIRTERDDLREEVVKLKDILKKHGIVLGPDLSVNGDANETETDAATSGDGASPSSPAEGSSVLGSSGDSGLRSRGKEAVDQEERGQVFEEGQTSAADRLSDTFEASGSVKEKVVVQDNDATGQTVTRVNSDLEETDAIMNGNLIEIEAVQELGPQDQISPPTSCPVGANEPESSHQEQMKDSESCPHLGLIHEDMGDVIAFEENSQLCPIDGEYAEPCPRVQGVGEPQSGLQADLQSSPQEDIPQSKSCQGEDVKTSPHGDVKDFEAPEWCPQVDVKSSEWCPQVEDAKDDGHEDGNNSEPCSQVQVGQDSQSGPRVVEPECIAELQQETAEASSDDAETNVTKPAGKSAKGRGKKKKKKRRGKRKGASPDEEPSHQRDNKGGNVTTEQDKLQTEGTGAPLVNADCAHVIQCLQEATQQTEPANLHHVQESKTAQMLHAEEQSGRHLETEKVEIVQAPKESLDSDEAQEGSDPILDKDAIIDTTIGSGPGDATFGHNEGETSSPTLNDNKEDSVAQLESCDEAASESHNRVSVTSPDDIGDGLQDSSSSSALRPDSLTEVVFKQQTFTNQEDEEFRKMDIDDSLTFVQPEKSSHDLDEEETRAGLVADGQTLLCEDRFVDAALDTLEPQKVRDQVTNENLAAAEEHESMEGDHQAADLRACQQDSGEDVDDEDEKGHSFDFDDMDLDAAVELETLENPERRPVEVGDEDVTSDELQTDKNRKDSEAVAPEQTDVEMAVEVLPDEWSKNNNNSNTETPTRRDARGAAPNVLTNVHFDNMSKESHGKDGQPSDTGLPQTTGEDQIPAQAAPLAVDSVENAQDASATLSNIETPVSGKDGKENGKKGKSKGKDDCKVT, encoded by the exons GTAGACGACAGGGATTATCCTGAGAAA GGTTCTCGAGCGGCTTCCGCATTAACGGCGACCACTCTCACCTCCCTCGGCGGGAGCTCCTCGCGGAGAGGAAGCGTCGAGAGCGCCCTCACCGTCGATGCGGAAAGTGCCACAAGGGAAATCAAG GAAATTCATGAACTGAAGGATCAGATTCAAGATGTGGAGTCCAAGTACAGTCAGAACCTAAAAGAAGTCAAG gaggCGTTAGCAGAGGTGGAGGAGAAGTACCGCAAGGCCATGGTGTCCAACGCCCAGCTggacaatgaaaaaaacaaccTGATGTACCAGGTGGACACGCTCAAAGACTCGCTGATGGAACTGGAGGAACTCCTGTCTGAGTCAAGGCGGCAGTTTGAGGACAAGCTCAAG GATTTTGAACGTGAGAAACACGCCCACAGTGTGCTTCAGTTCCAATTCAACGACATGAAGGAAACCCTGAAACAAAGCGAGGAGCTGCTAAAC GAGATTCGCCAGTTGCGTTTGAAGCAGGAGGGTTTTGCTAGGGAAATAGCCGATCTCCAAGAAACAGTGGAGTGGAAGGATAAGAAAATTGGG GCCTTAGAGCGACAGAAAGAATACACGGACGCGATCCGAACCGAACGAGACGACCTCAGAGAAGAGGTGGTGAAGCTGAAAGATATTCTAAAG AAACACGGAATTGTGCTGGGACCCGACCTGAGCGTCAACGGCGACGCCAACGAGACGGAAACGGACGCGGCCACCAGCGGAGACGGCGCTTCGCCGAGCTCCCCGGCGGAGGGGAGCAGCGTGCTTG GAAGCTCAGGCGACTCTGGGTTGAGAAGTAGAGGAAAGGAAGCGGTGGATCAAGAAGAGCGCGGACAAGTGTTTGAGGAAGGCCAGACGAGCGCCGCCGATAGGCTCTCGGACACTTTTGAGGCGTCCGGCTCCGTGAAAGAAAAGGTGGTCGTTCAAGATAATGACGCAACGGGTCAAACAGTTACGCGCGTCAACTCGGATTTAGAGGAGACAGACGCAATAATGAATGGTAATTTGATAGAAATAGAAGCTGTCCAAGAATTGGGCCCCCAAGATCAAATAAGTCCCCCAACAAGTTGCCCAGTAGGCGCTAATGAGCCCGAATCAAGTCACCAAGAACAAATGAAAGATTCCGAATCATGTCCCCATCTGGGGCTCATTCATGAAGACATGGGAGACGTCATAGCTTTTGAAGAAAATTCCCAATTGTGTCCCATAGATGGTGAATACGCTGAACCGTGTCCCCGTGTGCAAGGCGTTGGAGAACCTCAGTCTGGTCTCCAAGCAGATTTGCAATCATCTCCTCAAGAAGATATTCCTCAATCTAAATCGTGTCAAGGGGAAGATGTCAAAACATCTCCCCATGGAGATGTGAAAGATTTTGAAGCCCCAGAATGGTGCCCCCAAGTAGATGTCAAAAGTTCTGAATGGTGTCCCCAAGTGGAAGATGCAAAGGATGACGGACACGAAGACGGAAATAATTCTGAACCGTGTTCCCAAGTACAAGTCGGCCAAGACTCGCAATCTGGTCCGCGAGTCGTGGAGCCCGAGTGCATCGCTGAACTGCAGCAGGAAACTGCTGAAGCAAGCAGCGATGACGCAGAAACAAATGTCACCAAGCCTGCCGGTAAGAGCGCAaaaggccgtgggaaaaagaaaaaaaagaagaggcgaGGCAAAAGGAAAGGAGCCTCCCCTGACGAGGAACCAAGTCATCAAAGGGACAACAAGGGAGGAAATGTCACCACGGAACAAGACAAGCTCCAGACAGAAGGCACAGGAGCACCATTAGTAAACGCAGACTGTGCTCACGTCATCCAGTGCCTTCAAGAAGCCACTCAACAGACGGAGCCCGCAAACCTTCACCATGTCCAAGAAAGCAAGACGGCGCAAATGCTCCATGCGGAGGAGCAAAGCGGTCGACATTTGGAAACGGAAAAAGTAGAAATAGTGCAAGCTCCAAAAGAAAGTTTGGATTCTGACGAAGCGCAGGAAGGATCAGATCCTATTTTGGACAAAGACGCCATTATAGACACCACGATCGGTTCAGGTCCCGGTGACGCGACTTTTGGCCATAATGAAGGTGAAACAAGTTCTCCAACTCTCAACGATAATAAAGAAGACTCGGTAGCCCAGTTGGAAAGCTGCGATGAAGCCGCCTCAGAAAGTCACAATCGGGTGTCTGTGACGTCTCCCGATGACATCGGCGACGGTCTCCAAGACTCGTCGTCATCGTCTGCGCTACGACCCGATAGCCTCACGGAGGTTGTTTTCAAACAGCAAACGTTTACAAACCAAGAGGATGAGGAGTTCAGGAAAATGGACATTGACGACTCGCTCACTTTTGTCCAGCCGGAGAAATCCTCGCATGACCTTGACGAGGAGGAGACTCGGGCCGGACTCGTTGCCGACGGACAGACTTTGCTTTGCGAAGATCGTTTTGTTGACGCTGCCTTGGACACGCTGGAGCCCCAGAAAGTGAGAGATCAAGTCACTAATGAAAACCTAGCTGCCGCAGAGGAGCATGAAAGCATGGAAGGTGACCATCAAGCCGCCGATCTCCGCGCCTGCCAGCAGGACAGTGGGGAGGATGTCGACGATGAAGATGAGAAAGGGCATTCCTTTGATTTTGACGACATGGACCTGGACGCCGCCGTGGAGTTGGAGACGCTGGAAAATCCTGAGCGGCGGCCAGTTGAGGTGGGAGATGAAGACGTCACATCGGATGAGCTCCAAACCGACAAGAACAGAAAGGATAGCGAGGCAGTCGCACCAGAGCAGACAGATGTTGAGATGGCCGTGGAAGTCCTGCCAGATGAATGGagtaagaataataataatagcaataCTGAAACGCCAACGCGGAGAGATGCGCGTGGAGCCGCACCAAACGTTTTGACCAATGTACATTTCGACAACATGAGTAAAGAAAGCCACGGGAAGGACGGCCAGCCTTCCGACACCGGACTTCCACAAACCACGGGCGAAGACCAAATCCCAGCTCAGGCCGCGCCGTTAGCGGTAGATAGCGTTGAGAATGCGCAAGATGCAAGCGCCACCCTTAGCAACATCGAGACGCCCGTCTCTGGAAAAGACGGCAAGGAAAATGGAAAGAAGGGAAAAAGCAAGGGCAAAGATGACTGCAAGGTGACTTAG
- the lrrfip1a gene encoding leucine-rich repeat flightless-interacting protein 1 isoform X17 — MGTQGTGRKRNSNKERTTAEDDALNLIARDAEARLAAKRAARAEAREIRMRELERQQKELSDDDERMSVGSRGSARVDDRDYPEKGSRAASALTATTLTSLGGSSSRRGSVESALTVDAESATREIKEIHELKDQIQDVESKYSQNLKEVKEALAEVEEKYRKAMVSNAQLDNEKNNLMYQVDTLKDSLMELEELLSESRRQFEDKLKDFEREKHAHSVLQFQFNDMKETLKQSEELLNEIRQLRLKQEGFAREIADLQETVEWKDKKIGALERQKEYTDAIRTERDDLREEVVKLKDILKKHGIVLGPDLSVNGDANETETDAATSGDGASPSSPAEGSSVLGSSGDSGLRSRGKEAVDQEERGQVFEEGQTSAADRLSDTFEASGSVKEKVVVQDNDATGQTVTRVNSDLEETDAIMNGNLIEIEAVQELGPQDQISPPTSCPVGANEPESSHQEQMKDSESCPHLGLIHEDMGDVIAFEENSQLCPIDGEYAEPCPRVQGVGEPQSGLQADLQSSPQEDIPQSKSCQGEDVKTSPHGDVKDFEAPEWCPQVDVKSSEWCPQVEDAKDDGHEDGNNSEPCSQVQVGQDSQSGPRVVEPECIAELQQETAEASSDDAETNVTKPAGKSAKGRGKKKKKKRRGKRKGASPDEEPSHQRDNKGGNVTTEQDKLQTEGTGAPLVNADCAHVIQCLQEATQQTEPANLHHVQESKTAQMLHAEEQSGRHLETEKVEIVQAPKESLDSDEAQEGSDPILDKDAIIDTTIGSGPGDATFGHNEGETSSPTLNDNKEDSVAQLESCDEAASESHNRVSVTSPDDIGDGLQDSSSSSALRPDSLTEVVFKQQTFTNQEDEEFRKMDIDDSLTFVQPEKSSHDLDEEETRAGLVADGQTLLCEDRFVDAALDTLEPQKVRDQVTNENLAAAEEHESMEGDHQAADLRACQQDSGEDVDDEDEKGHSFDFDDMDLDAAVELETLENPERRPVEVGDEDVTSDELQTDKNRKDSEAVAPEQTDVEMAVEVLPDEWSKNNNNSNTETPTRRDARGAAPNVLTNVHFDNMSKESHGKDGQPSDTGLPQTTGEDQIPAQAAPLAVDSVENAQDASATLSNIETPVSGKDGKENGKKGKSKGKDDCKVT; from the exons GTAGACGACAGGGATTATCCTGAGAAA GGTTCTCGAGCGGCTTCCGCATTAACGGCGACCACTCTCACCTCCCTCGGCGGGAGCTCCTCGCGGAGAGGAAGCGTCGAGAGCGCCCTCACCGTCGATGCGGAAAGTGCCACAAGGGAAATCAAG GAAATTCATGAACTGAAGGATCAGATTCAAGATGTGGAGTCCAAGTACAGTCAGAACCTAAAAGAAGTCAAG gaggCGTTAGCAGAGGTGGAGGAGAAGTACCGCAAGGCCATGGTGTCCAACGCCCAGCTggacaatgaaaaaaacaaccTGATGTACCAGGTGGACACGCTCAAAGACTCGCTGATGGAACTGGAGGAACTCCTGTCTGAGTCAAGGCGGCAGTTTGAGGACAAGCTCAAG GATTTTGAACGTGAGAAACACGCCCACAGTGTGCTTCAGTTCCAATTCAACGACATGAAGGAAACCCTGAAACAAAGCGAGGAGCTGCTAAAC GAGATTCGCCAGTTGCGTTTGAAGCAGGAGGGTTTTGCTAGGGAAATAGCCGATCTCCAAGAAACAGTGGAGTGGAAGGATAAGAAAATTGGG GCCTTAGAGCGACAGAAAGAATACACGGACGCGATCCGAACCGAACGAGACGACCTCAGAGAAGAGGTGGTGAAGCTGAAAGATATTCTAAAG AAACACGGAATTGTGCTGGGACCCGACCTGAGCGTCAACGGCGACGCCAACGAGACGGAAACGGACGCGGCCACCAGCGGAGACGGCGCTTCGCCGAGCTCCCCGGCGGAGGGGAGCAGCGTGCTTG GAAGCTCAGGCGACTCTGGGTTGAGAAGTAGAGGAAAGGAAGCGGTGGATCAAGAAGAGCGCGGACAAGTGTTTGAGGAAGGCCAGACGAGCGCCGCCGATAGGCTCTCGGACACTTTTGAGGCGTCCGGCTCCGTGAAAGAAAAGGTGGTCGTTCAAGATAATGACGCAACGGGTCAAACAGTTACGCGCGTCAACTCGGATTTAGAGGAGACAGACGCAATAATGAATGGTAATTTGATAGAAATAGAAGCTGTCCAAGAATTGGGCCCCCAAGATCAAATAAGTCCCCCAACAAGTTGCCCAGTAGGCGCTAATGAGCCCGAATCAAGTCACCAAGAACAAATGAAAGATTCCGAATCATGTCCCCATCTGGGGCTCATTCATGAAGACATGGGAGACGTCATAGCTTTTGAAGAAAATTCCCAATTGTGTCCCATAGATGGTGAATACGCTGAACCGTGTCCCCGTGTGCAAGGCGTTGGAGAACCTCAGTCTGGTCTCCAAGCAGATTTGCAATCATCTCCTCAAGAAGATATTCCTCAATCTAAATCGTGTCAAGGGGAAGATGTCAAAACATCTCCCCATGGAGATGTGAAAGATTTTGAAGCCCCAGAATGGTGCCCCCAAGTAGATGTCAAAAGTTCTGAATGGTGTCCCCAAGTGGAAGATGCAAAGGATGACGGACACGAAGACGGAAATAATTCTGAACCGTGTTCCCAAGTACAAGTCGGCCAAGACTCGCAATCTGGTCCGCGAGTCGTGGAGCCCGAGTGCATCGCTGAACTGCAGCAGGAAACTGCTGAAGCAAGCAGCGATGACGCAGAAACAAATGTCACCAAGCCTGCCGGTAAGAGCGCAaaaggccgtgggaaaaagaaaaaaaagaagaggcgaGGCAAAAGGAAAGGAGCCTCCCCTGACGAGGAACCAAGTCATCAAAGGGACAACAAGGGAGGAAATGTCACCACGGAACAAGACAAGCTCCAGACAGAAGGCACAGGAGCACCATTAGTAAACGCAGACTGTGCTCACGTCATCCAGTGCCTTCAAGAAGCCACTCAACAGACGGAGCCCGCAAACCTTCACCATGTCCAAGAAAGCAAGACGGCGCAAATGCTCCATGCGGAGGAGCAAAGCGGTCGACATTTGGAAACGGAAAAAGTAGAAATAGTGCAAGCTCCAAAAGAAAGTTTGGATTCTGACGAAGCGCAGGAAGGATCAGATCCTATTTTGGACAAAGACGCCATTATAGACACCACGATCGGTTCAGGTCCCGGTGACGCGACTTTTGGCCATAATGAAGGTGAAACAAGTTCTCCAACTCTCAACGATAATAAAGAAGACTCGGTAGCCCAGTTGGAAAGCTGCGATGAAGCCGCCTCAGAAAGTCACAATCGGGTGTCTGTGACGTCTCCCGATGACATCGGCGACGGTCTCCAAGACTCGTCGTCATCGTCTGCGCTACGACCCGATAGCCTCACGGAGGTTGTTTTCAAACAGCAAACGTTTACAAACCAAGAGGATGAGGAGTTCAGGAAAATGGACATTGACGACTCGCTCACTTTTGTCCAGCCGGAGAAATCCTCGCATGACCTTGACGAGGAGGAGACTCGGGCCGGACTCGTTGCCGACGGACAGACTTTGCTTTGCGAAGATCGTTTTGTTGACGCTGCCTTGGACACGCTGGAGCCCCAGAAAGTGAGAGATCAAGTCACTAATGAAAACCTAGCTGCCGCAGAGGAGCATGAAAGCATGGAAGGTGACCATCAAGCCGCCGATCTCCGCGCCTGCCAGCAGGACAGTGGGGAGGATGTCGACGATGAAGATGAGAAAGGGCATTCCTTTGATTTTGACGACATGGACCTGGACGCCGCCGTGGAGTTGGAGACGCTGGAAAATCCTGAGCGGCGGCCAGTTGAGGTGGGAGATGAAGACGTCACATCGGATGAGCTCCAAACCGACAAGAACAGAAAGGATAGCGAGGCAGTCGCACCAGAGCAGACAGATGTTGAGATGGCCGTGGAAGTCCTGCCAGATGAATGGagtaagaataataataatagcaataCTGAAACGCCAACGCGGAGAGATGCGCGTGGAGCCGCACCAAACGTTTTGACCAATGTACATTTCGACAACATGAGTAAAGAAAGCCACGGGAAGGACGGCCAGCCTTCCGACACCGGACTTCCACAAACCACGGGCGAAGACCAAATCCCAGCTCAGGCCGCGCCGTTAGCGGTAGATAGCGTTGAGAATGCGCAAGATGCAAGCGCCACCCTTAGCAACATCGAGACGCCCGTCTCTGGAAAAGACGGCAAGGAAAATGGAAAGAAGGGAAAAAGCAAGGGCAAAGATGACTGCAAGGTGACTTAG
- the lrrfip1a gene encoding leucine-rich repeat flightless-interacting protein 1 isoform X19, producing MGTQGTGRKRNSNKERTTAEDDALNLIARDAEARLAAKRAARAEAREIRMRELERQQKEVDDRDYPEKGSRAASALTATTLTSLGGSSSRRGSVESALTVDAESATREIKEIHELKDQIQDVESKYSQNLKEVKEALAEVEEKYRKAMVSNAQLDNEKNNLMYQVDTLKDSLMELEELLSESRRQFEDKLKDFEREKHAHSVLQFQFNDMKETLKQSEELLNEIRQLRLKQEGFAREIADLQETVEWKDKKIGALERQKEYTDAIRTERDDLREEVVKLKDILKKHGIVLGPDLSVNGDANETETDAATSGDGASPSSPAEGSSVLGSSGDSGLRSRGKEAVDQEERGQVFEEGQTSAADRLSDTFEASGSVKEKVVVQDNDATGQTVTRVNSDLEETDAIMNGNLIEIEAVQELGPQDQISPPTSCPVGANEPESSHQEQMKDSESCPHLGLIHEDMGDVIAFEENSQLCPIDGEYAEPCPRVQGVGEPQSGLQADLQSSPQEDIPQSKSCQGEDVKTSPHGDVKDFEAPEWCPQVDVKSSEWCPQVEDAKDDGHEDGNNSEPCSQVQVGQDSQSGPRVVEPECIAELQQETAEASSDDAETNVTKPAGKSAKGRGKKKKKKRRGKRKGASPDEEPSHQRDNKGGNVTTEQDKLQTEGTGAPLVNADCAHVIQCLQEATQQTEPANLHHVQESKTAQMLHAEEQSGRHLETEKVEIVQAPKESLDSDEAQEGSDPILDKDAIIDTTIGSGPGDATFGHNEGETSSPTLNDNKEDSVAQLESCDEAASESHNRVSVTSPDDIGDGLQDSSSSSALRPDSLTEVVFKQQTFTNQEDEEFRKMDIDDSLTFVQPEKSSHDLDEEETRAGLVADGQTLLCEDRFVDAALDTLEPQKVRDQVTNENLAAAEEHESMEGDHQAADLRACQQDSGEDVDDEDEKGHSFDFDDMDLDAAVELETLENPERRPVEVGDEDVTSDELQTDKNRKDSEAVAPEQTDVEMAVEVLPDEWSKNNNNSNTETPTRRDARGAAPNVLTNVHFDNMSKESHGKDGQPSDTGLPQTTGEDQIPAQAAPLAVDSVENAQDASATLSNIETPVSGKDGKENGKKGKSKGKDDCKVT from the exons GTAGACGACAGGGATTATCCTGAGAAA GGTTCTCGAGCGGCTTCCGCATTAACGGCGACCACTCTCACCTCCCTCGGCGGGAGCTCCTCGCGGAGAGGAAGCGTCGAGAGCGCCCTCACCGTCGATGCGGAAAGTGCCACAAGGGAAATCAAG GAAATTCATGAACTGAAGGATCAGATTCAAGATGTGGAGTCCAAGTACAGTCAGAACCTAAAAGAAGTCAAG gaggCGTTAGCAGAGGTGGAGGAGAAGTACCGCAAGGCCATGGTGTCCAACGCCCAGCTggacaatgaaaaaaacaaccTGATGTACCAGGTGGACACGCTCAAAGACTCGCTGATGGAACTGGAGGAACTCCTGTCTGAGTCAAGGCGGCAGTTTGAGGACAAGCTCAAG GATTTTGAACGTGAGAAACACGCCCACAGTGTGCTTCAGTTCCAATTCAACGACATGAAGGAAACCCTGAAACAAAGCGAGGAGCTGCTAAAC GAGATTCGCCAGTTGCGTTTGAAGCAGGAGGGTTTTGCTAGGGAAATAGCCGATCTCCAAGAAACAGTGGAGTGGAAGGATAAGAAAATTGGG GCCTTAGAGCGACAGAAAGAATACACGGACGCGATCCGAACCGAACGAGACGACCTCAGAGAAGAGGTGGTGAAGCTGAAAGATATTCTAAAG AAACACGGAATTGTGCTGGGACCCGACCTGAGCGTCAACGGCGACGCCAACGAGACGGAAACGGACGCGGCCACCAGCGGAGACGGCGCTTCGCCGAGCTCCCCGGCGGAGGGGAGCAGCGTGCTTG GAAGCTCAGGCGACTCTGGGTTGAGAAGTAGAGGAAAGGAAGCGGTGGATCAAGAAGAGCGCGGACAAGTGTTTGAGGAAGGCCAGACGAGCGCCGCCGATAGGCTCTCGGACACTTTTGAGGCGTCCGGCTCCGTGAAAGAAAAGGTGGTCGTTCAAGATAATGACGCAACGGGTCAAACAGTTACGCGCGTCAACTCGGATTTAGAGGAGACAGACGCAATAATGAATGGTAATTTGATAGAAATAGAAGCTGTCCAAGAATTGGGCCCCCAAGATCAAATAAGTCCCCCAACAAGTTGCCCAGTAGGCGCTAATGAGCCCGAATCAAGTCACCAAGAACAAATGAAAGATTCCGAATCATGTCCCCATCTGGGGCTCATTCATGAAGACATGGGAGACGTCATAGCTTTTGAAGAAAATTCCCAATTGTGTCCCATAGATGGTGAATACGCTGAACCGTGTCCCCGTGTGCAAGGCGTTGGAGAACCTCAGTCTGGTCTCCAAGCAGATTTGCAATCATCTCCTCAAGAAGATATTCCTCAATCTAAATCGTGTCAAGGGGAAGATGTCAAAACATCTCCCCATGGAGATGTGAAAGATTTTGAAGCCCCAGAATGGTGCCCCCAAGTAGATGTCAAAAGTTCTGAATGGTGTCCCCAAGTGGAAGATGCAAAGGATGACGGACACGAAGACGGAAATAATTCTGAACCGTGTTCCCAAGTACAAGTCGGCCAAGACTCGCAATCTGGTCCGCGAGTCGTGGAGCCCGAGTGCATCGCTGAACTGCAGCAGGAAACTGCTGAAGCAAGCAGCGATGACGCAGAAACAAATGTCACCAAGCCTGCCGGTAAGAGCGCAaaaggccgtgggaaaaagaaaaaaaagaagaggcgaGGCAAAAGGAAAGGAGCCTCCCCTGACGAGGAACCAAGTCATCAAAGGGACAACAAGGGAGGAAATGTCACCACGGAACAAGACAAGCTCCAGACAGAAGGCACAGGAGCACCATTAGTAAACGCAGACTGTGCTCACGTCATCCAGTGCCTTCAAGAAGCCACTCAACAGACGGAGCCCGCAAACCTTCACCATGTCCAAGAAAGCAAGACGGCGCAAATGCTCCATGCGGAGGAGCAAAGCGGTCGACATTTGGAAACGGAAAAAGTAGAAATAGTGCAAGCTCCAAAAGAAAGTTTGGATTCTGACGAAGCGCAGGAAGGATCAGATCCTATTTTGGACAAAGACGCCATTATAGACACCACGATCGGTTCAGGTCCCGGTGACGCGACTTTTGGCCATAATGAAGGTGAAACAAGTTCTCCAACTCTCAACGATAATAAAGAAGACTCGGTAGCCCAGTTGGAAAGCTGCGATGAAGCCGCCTCAGAAAGTCACAATCGGGTGTCTGTGACGTCTCCCGATGACATCGGCGACGGTCTCCAAGACTCGTCGTCATCGTCTGCGCTACGACCCGATAGCCTCACGGAGGTTGTTTTCAAACAGCAAACGTTTACAAACCAAGAGGATGAGGAGTTCAGGAAAATGGACATTGACGACTCGCTCACTTTTGTCCAGCCGGAGAAATCCTCGCATGACCTTGACGAGGAGGAGACTCGGGCCGGACTCGTTGCCGACGGACAGACTTTGCTTTGCGAAGATCGTTTTGTTGACGCTGCCTTGGACACGCTGGAGCCCCAGAAAGTGAGAGATCAAGTCACTAATGAAAACCTAGCTGCCGCAGAGGAGCATGAAAGCATGGAAGGTGACCATCAAGCCGCCGATCTCCGCGCCTGCCAGCAGGACAGTGGGGAGGATGTCGACGATGAAGATGAGAAAGGGCATTCCTTTGATTTTGACGACATGGACCTGGACGCCGCCGTGGAGTTGGAGACGCTGGAAAATCCTGAGCGGCGGCCAGTTGAGGTGGGAGATGAAGACGTCACATCGGATGAGCTCCAAACCGACAAGAACAGAAAGGATAGCGAGGCAGTCGCACCAGAGCAGACAGATGTTGAGATGGCCGTGGAAGTCCTGCCAGATGAATGGagtaagaataataataatagcaataCTGAAACGCCAACGCGGAGAGATGCGCGTGGAGCCGCACCAAACGTTTTGACCAATGTACATTTCGACAACATGAGTAAAGAAAGCCACGGGAAGGACGGCCAGCCTTCCGACACCGGACTTCCACAAACCACGGGCGAAGACCAAATCCCAGCTCAGGCCGCGCCGTTAGCGGTAGATAGCGTTGAGAATGCGCAAGATGCAAGCGCCACCCTTAGCAACATCGAGACGCCCGTCTCTGGAAAAGACGGCAAGGAAAATGGAAAGAAGGGAAAAAGCAAGGGCAAAGATGACTGCAAGGTGACTTAG